In Flavobacterium sp. CS20, a single window of DNA contains:
- a CDS encoding type II toxin-antitoxin system RelE/ParE family toxin — protein MFKDAINLIAEYPEIGKPTDNYDARIKIVRDYLIIYEIKKENIFILSIWNSRQNPEKLKVLLKK, from the coding sequence TTGTTTAAAGATGCTATCAACTTAATTGCTGAATATCCTGAAATCGGAAAGCCAACCGATAATTATGATGCTCGAATAAAAATTGTTCGTGATTATTTAATCATTTATGAAATCAAAAAAGAAAATATTTTCATTTTAAGCATTTGGAACAGCAGACAAAATCCAGAAAAATTAAAAGTCTTATTAAAAAAGTAA
- a CDS encoding bifunctional oligoribonuclease/PAP phosphatase NrnA: MQNENIQKLNSLIKSSKNIVVLGPKNPDGDAVGSCMAWGLFLKKLNHNVEVIMPNDYPEFLNWVPNQEQILIFNQDKPKVQKAIQNADLIFTLDFNHLSRVGEELQKDLETIDQPFVMIDHHQEPGVYAEITISHPEYGSTAELVFECIDHLNSTDLIDKDIASCLYLGIMTDTGSFKFPSTTARTHQIAAVLIEKGAIAHQIQQETFDANSYNRLKLLGQAMQNLEYLKDFGVAYIHLSQKELDQHHFRKGDTEGFVNYGLSIKNVVLVAIFKEEAQQKIIKISFRSKGSFDVNQFARQHFEGGGHKNARGGKSDLSLDATIKKFVSLLQDYKTQLDAAI, translated from the coding sequence ATGCAAAATGAAAATATTCAAAAGCTAAATTCTTTAATAAAATCGTCTAAAAACATTGTTGTCTTAGGTCCTAAAAATCCAGATGGCGATGCCGTTGGAAGTTGTATGGCTTGGGGTTTGTTTTTAAAAAAACTTAATCATAATGTTGAAGTGATAATGCCTAATGATTACCCTGAATTTTTAAATTGGGTGCCAAATCAAGAACAAATTTTGATATTTAATCAAGATAAACCTAAAGTTCAAAAAGCTATTCAAAATGCAGATTTAATTTTTACTTTAGATTTCAATCATTTATCTCGAGTAGGCGAGGAGTTGCAAAAAGATTTAGAAACCATTGATCAACCTTTTGTGATGATAGATCATCATCAAGAACCTGGTGTTTATGCTGAAATCACCATTTCACATCCCGAATATGGTTCAACTGCAGAATTGGTTTTTGAATGTATTGACCACTTAAATTCTACTGATTTAATCGATAAAGACATCGCAAGTTGTTTGTATCTTGGCATTATGACCGACACGGGTTCGTTTAAATTTCCATCAACAACAGCAAGAACACATCAAATTGCAGCAGTGCTTATTGAGAAAGGTGCTATCGCACATCAAATTCAGCAAGAAACCTTTGATGCTAATTCTTACAACAGGTTAAAACTCTTAGGACAAGCTATGCAGAATTTAGAATATTTAAAAGATTTTGGCGTAGCATACATACATTTGAGCCAAAAAGAATTAGACCAACACCATTTTAGAAAAGGTGATACCGAAGGTTTTGTCAATTACGGTTTGTCGATTAAAAATGTGGTTTTAGTCGCTATTTTTAAAGAAGAGGCTCAACAAAAAATCATCAAAATTTCATTTCGCTCAAAAGGAAGTTTTGATGTCAATCAATTTGCAAGACAGCATTTTGAAGGTGGTGGTCACAAAAATGCGAGAGGTGGTAAAAGTGATCTTAGCCTTGATGCAACCATTAAAAAATTTGTAAGTTTACTGCAAGATTATAAAACCCAATTAGATGCTGCAATTTAG
- the gldI gene encoding gliding motility-associated peptidyl-prolyl isomerase GldI, with the protein MLQFRIVFSFFLMAFLVSCHQPQPRKPVSYQNGSFLDKSLKRNKAILKAEEKAIFKIIENDSSNTYYNSSDGFWYHYVQKNNSDTITPQFGDQVTFTYNLRTFSEDTIYTMAEIGQRKYLMDQQRLMTGLREGLKIMKAGEQVTFLFPSSRAYGFYGDKKRIGSDVPLKATVILKSIKQTER; encoded by the coding sequence ATGCTGCAATTTAGGATTGTTTTTAGCTTTTTTTTAATGGCTTTTTTGGTGTCTTGTCATCAACCTCAACCCAGAAAACCTGTCAGTTATCAGAACGGTTCATTTTTAGATAAATCTCTAAAACGCAATAAAGCAATTCTGAAAGCAGAAGAAAAGGCGATTTTTAAAATTATTGAAAATGATAGTTCTAATACTTACTACAATTCTTCTGATGGTTTTTGGTATCATTATGTTCAGAAAAACAACAGCGATACCATAACACCGCAATTTGGTGACCAAGTCACGTTTACTTATAATTTGCGGACTTTTTCTGAAGACACCATTTATACGATGGCTGAAATCGGTCAACGTAAATATTTAATGGACCAACAACGTTTGATGACAGGTCTCCGTGAAGGACTTAAAATTATGAAGGCTGGCGAACAAGTTACTTTTTTATTTCCATCATCTCGAGCCTACGGGTTCTATGGTGATAAAAAAAGAATAGGTTCTGACGTGCCTTTAAAAGCAACTGTAATATTAAAATCCATAAAACAAACAGAACGATGA